The window GCAGAAATGAAGTATTAAATGATTTCTCGTTTTATCTATGTTTCTGTGTGATGTTATTCCAGAAAATTATTTCTCTTTCTATCTATGTTTATGCGTTTTCAGGGACAGAAATGTCAATGTTGGGGAAAGAAGGAAAACAATATGTGCAAAGTATAATAAGCCAAGCAAAAGGTAGTACtgaaataaacatcaaaatttgGAAAGTGCAACAAGAATTGACCTTCAAAGAGGCCATACAAACATATCATTTCGCCATACAGAGATATGAAAGTGATAAGTCACACAATGTTTCAACCAAAATTTACAGAAACTAAATGGGGAAAAATAACAGCGTAAACATGGGACTTGAACTAAACCTTGTGTCACAAAATTCCAAATGATCATAACCTTTGGAATTAAATTACAAATTACAAACTTATAAATATGCCAAAAAAGTAAAGCTCCATCTAGCCAACAAACGTACTTGTCTTATTACCTGAAATATTGAGAAGTTGCTCACACATTTTCCAGTATTTCTCGATGATGGACTCATCTGCGCGGTACCCTAATATCTCTAGCTTAGTTGaattaaatttagtctttttgaacAAACAGCAAAAATCAGCAAGGACAGCACAGACCTGTAGATTACAGAACAAAGTCGTTAATCTTTATTTCATGTAAAAACACAGCTTAGAACGCATAAAAGGAATgcagaaataaaaacaaatgcaTGATTATGTAATCACCGCAAAATGGACATACTCTATATGCTAGCTGATTTCCGGATCCTCCATCAACATTTATTTTAATGGGAGTTTGAAGAAAGTACTCAAGTTGTTCCAACAAGGCATTTCGTTTCCATAAAAGAGAAGATACAAATGTCTCCGACACTGTTTCACTGGACACGACAGATTGTAGGCACCAGGAAACATGTAGAAACATATTCAGAAGCAGGAAGGCAATAACCTGAATGAGCACAAGCATCTGATGATCAGCAAGTGCCGAAGAGACATCAGTTTTACAAAAAGATTACATGCAAAGCACAGACCTCCTCATCTATGTTTCTGAAACTTTGAAGAATATGCACCAGATCTTGATACAAGCTTTCAAGAGGAACTTTACAAGATAACTGAATTTCATACAGCCTTTTAAGATTTACTAGCAGAGAGTATTCGTCACCACCATTCTGCAGAGAAAAACATGTCAACTCTCACAACTTCACTAATTTATAGAGAAGATAAGAAGAATACCGCAACATCTTTCAATGCAGATTTTAATTTCACCATTATCTCGTCCTCAATCTCCTTGACCTGATTCTGACCAAAATCTTGCAACTCTCCTTGGCTCTCAGTGGCACAGAACTTAAATGCTTTTACGCATGATCGCAGAGCATCTTTATCACCATGCTTAAAAAAGGCCTCCCTCATAATTTGAAGAGTAGCCTTAAAATTCTGAAAAAAGAAGGAATGTATACTTAATCTACTCCTTGGTAAGTTGCTCATAGCCAAGTGATTTATAATCATACCTGTTCTTGTCTCTTTAGTGAATAAAGCTCCAGATTCAAGTGAACAATAATTTCAACAAGAGGCGACACTTTGTCCTTGTCAGACAAAAATTTTCGTAGGAGTTGAGTATAGGTCTTCATCATGGCAACAGTTATGTCAcatttattgttttcaaacatttcctggaaatttttttgacaaaaacttaaaacataatTCTAGTATGATAAAGAAAGAACGATACAAAACAAGGGAAAACACATAGGCAGTCAGTGCAAAACGAAAGTCCAAGTGACAAGAAGGGGATGCAACTGAAATCTTACAAACCTTTTGAGCTTTAGTCAGATGAGGGTTTCTATTATCAGTCGCAGGGACAATTCTTTCTCCTACTGCCTTTTTTATGGACGCAAACAGAAGCCTAATCAAATTCGTAGCATCTGCTTCTTCAAGCTCAGATGAAGGGCTGTCCTCCAGAAGCATGTGAATGATGCATTTCCAATCCTGCAAGAAACACAACGCATTCAGCAAAAACAAAGCCATGTCTCGGCCAGATTAACGAAGATCAGCACCAATatgtaaaaaatttattgacGCTCTAATCTCTATTCAAATTTTTGGGGGGAAAAGATCATCGCTTGATATCCAGATTATTGAGGTTTCATAATATCAATTGATGCACATATATTTACATGTTAGTTGGAAAAAGAGTGCGAGAGAAGAAAATAAAGGTGGTATATCGTAACATATCGATACCCCagaagaaatgaagaaataacaacctcaaaatcagatatcaaaacttaaaatttgcgaagGAGCATTGAAACTATTGATTATGTCAACTAtgaatcatcatcatcatcatcaaacATGTATGCTAAAGACTCTTTACAGTTATACATCATTGGTTAGTacaccaaaatatatttatatttattaacaaTAAAGTTTCTTAGGAAGAAAATTATGGTTAGTTATAAAAGGTCCTGACTCATATCCCTATATTCTTCTGCTTTTCTTACTTTCTTTCATTTCTATTCAAATTTGGAAAGGAGTTAAAGTGGTGGAGGACCTCATTAATCTTGGACATAACTACACATTTACCTTCTGCGTCTTCAACTACAACTCAACAGTAATGGAAACTGAACTTGAAAGCACAAAATTACAGTATAAATGATTTCCATTAATCCATGTAACTTACTTTCATGGCCCCCATATAATCCCACACATCATCAATGACGCATGAACTCAAAACAGGGTCTGCTGAAAATTCTTTTAGTATCTGTAGCATTCTATTGATATGAATCTCTGAAGAATCGTTATCACCACCTGCAACAGAAACCTCTTACTTAGACAAAAAAATGCCAaaagaaaaaagggaaaaaaaagaagcaaaagCATTAGTAAACAGGTGAAAGAAACCTGTTGAGCGAGGTTGTGAATCATTGAATTTCTGCGCAATCAAATGATCATAAACCAATGCTCCAATTGCATGCCTAACTTCTGGTGGATCATcaatcaataaatcatataagGAACCTAGTTCTTCATCAGGCACAAGTTGATGTCTGCAATATACCCAAACATACTTGTCAAAATAATGTTATGTCTAATCACCATGAATGGAAAACAATTTCAAAACCACAATTAATTGGCAAGATTAGTCATTACTAGCTTACCTCAAGAGCTGTTTTACAAGTCCTATTGCACATACTGACACAGAAATATCAATGTCGTCAGCAAGTTCAAGCATCCGTTTGTAAAATCTCTCCGTGAAAAGGTTAAGTGATGGCACATTATCGTCCACCTCATAAAGATTTTGCAATGCCAGAACAGAAGCCTTTCTTACACCAGCACTCttcaaattatgataaaaagaaaaatgtcgAGTAACATGGGAAAATAAAAACTTATCACCCTTGCAATAAATTTACATTCACCATTTATAACTTACTTTGTCGTTCAGTGTCCATCCAAGATATTTCAAATACAAATCCTGCAAGAACAGTGAGGGATATGAAAGTACCCACACCCCAAGTGACTCTATGCATGACATTCGGATATCTGGATCAATGTCTCGATAACGATGTACAAATAGCCTTCAAGAAATAAGTTTCTCGTATAAATTAAAACAAGAGAACATGAATTCCCAGGCAAAATAAAAGTAACAAAAAAAACTGATCCACTTTGGCTAATAATCATACCCGGTAAAAATTTTCCGCATCATCTCTTCCATGATAGTTATCTTATCATGCGTTGTGGATAACCGTATACTGAGTGATTCTACTCAAAGTCCTTcaacctttttcttctgttcaaCATTCAACTGTCTCTGAGTGGTTTCTCTCTGTGCACCAAGCATTTTAGCAACATTGATGAAGGACGATACTAGCTGAAGACCCATCAATGAGGCAATCTGACGATATACT of the Primulina huaijiensis isolate GDHJ02 chromosome 1, ASM1229523v2, whole genome shotgun sequence genome contains:
- the LOC140989501 gene encoding LOW QUALITY PROTEIN: sister-chromatid cohesion protein 3-like (The sequence of the model RefSeq protein was modified relative to this genomic sequence to represent the inferred CDS: deleted 1 base in 1 codon; substituted 1 base at 1 genomic stop codon), with amino-acid sequence MEEEPVALDTVARRSKRARVPVRSADFTRMDKVDVGLEEEKEESSDDFQEPCRKYKRNKATEDASTSAAVARKTDMSLIGIPLAYLDKKGNEFAEAIKSDGKGIPDVVKRWVELYERNQKSATAELLTLLFEACGAKYHLHEEDLDETDVDDVVVALVNMARKGEIEDYRSSKRDFKNFKDNLVYFWDNVVSECQNGPLFDQSLFDKCLDYIIALSCTPPRVYRQIASLMGLQLVSSFINVAKMLGAQRETTQRQLNVEQKKKVEGLXVESLSIRLSTTHDKITIMEEMMRKIFTGLFVHRYRDIDPDIRMSCIESLGVWVLSYPSLFLQDLYLKYLGWTLNDKSAGVRKASVLALQNLYEVDDNVPSLNLFTERFYKRMLELADDIDISVSVCAIGLVKQLLRHQLVPDEELGSLYDLLIDDPPEVRHAIGALVYDHLIAQKFNDSQPRSTGGDNDSSEIHINRMLQILKEFSADPVLSSCVIDDVWDYMGAMKDWKCIIHMLLEDSPSSELEEADATNLIRLLFASIKKAVGERIVPATDNRNPHLTKAQKEMFENNKCDITVAMMKTYTQLLRKFLSDKDKVSPLVEIIVHLNLELYSLKRQEQNFKATLQIMREAFFKHGDKDALRSCVKAFKFCATESQGELQDFGQNQVKEIEDEIMVKLKSALKDVANGGDEYSLLVNLKRLYEIQLSCKVPLESLYQDLVHILQSFRNIDEEVIAFLLLNMFLHVSWCLQSVVSSETVSETFVSSLLWKRNALLEQLEYFLQTPIKINVDGGSGNQLAYRVCAVLADFCCLFKKTKFNSTKLEILGYRADESIIEKYWKMCEQLLNISDDADDENGNREYIEETNRDAVMFALAKLVDTDSVPKEHLAPEIISHLETYDSSVTEIVKHLLTALKKKGDISSVLLEALKKAYQRYRLVVSSGNDKSLSSKSFQECKDLAARLSGSYVGAARNKYKSEIMNIVKEGINYAFLNAPRQLSFLDGVLLQFISKLPAPDVLDVMRGAERRTENANMDEDPSGWRPYLTFLNNLREKYVRNEAVKDVKEGISVRRRGRPRKNQNLPGKRLFDEQSSSGEDDSISGSDQDAGVEEKQDEDEEEAPLIHSLRASSKLRSSRVVSKEDKRDQTKTVDSGQATEDMATPKTSDSYTRTL